CCTTTTCTTGTTGCTATTACATCTCACAAATCTGTCGACTTAATTCGAAATGAGAACCGACAAAAGCGAGGGGGAACTGGTAAGAGTGGTGGGGCTTCAGAAAAGATGAAGTGGACATCAATTCCTTTGGATTTTGAAGAAATCATTCAAAAACAACCTTCACCCGAATTTGCCGTCCAATTGGCAGAAGAATTAGAACGGCTCTTGATTTTATTGGATAAAACCGGTGATTCGACATTAAGACAGGTTGCATTAGGCAAAATGGAAGGGGAAACTACTACTGAACTTGCGCAGAATCTTGGCTGTGCCCGTCGCACAGTTGAAAGAAAACTTCAGTTAATTACACGTCTGTGGCAAGAGGATTGCAATTTGTGAACTCACGAAATGAAACAGATTTCGAGCAGCTTCCTTCAGACTTGATGCTAAAAATTAATCAATTGTGTGATCAGTTTGAGTCCGAGTTGAAGCAGGAGAATCTACCTTCAATCAGTGCTTATCTTGATGATGTCGCTGTGGAATATCGAGATGTGATTTTGAAGGAGCTCATTCCATTAGAGGTAGAGCATCGCTTCGAACAAGGAGAGCAACCAGATTCAAGCGAGTATCTTAAACAGTTTCCGGCTCTGGATCAGGACTGGGTATTGACGGTAATCCGTAACGCACGTGCGGATAGTAATACCGTTTCTGCAAACAAAAAACACAACACTGATCAAAACAAAACTCGCGAATTATCATTTGAAGAGTATCTTTCTGAGTTAACTGAGTCGGGAATTATCTCAAAGCACGATTTGAATGATTTAATACAAAAATTTGATAAAAGCAAAAAGCCTAAAACGATTATAGATTTGTCAGAGTTACTGATCCAACAAGGTAAGCTGACAAAATATCAAGCGCGTGTACTCTCTTCTGCTGAAGACCATCCCCTGTTAATAGGTGATTATCTCATTCTTGAACCGATTGGTTCGGGAGGTATGGGAACGGTTTACAAAGCCATTCATCAACGCATGAAACGAGTCGTCGCTCTCAAAGTAATTCGCGCTGATATGAATCAAGTACCCGATCGACTGAAACGGTTTGAGAGAGAAGTACAGACCGCAGCCCGGCTTTC
The Gimesia aquarii DNA segment above includes these coding regions:
- a CDS encoding ECF-type sigma factor → MPQMSLIEETVTQWIDQLKTGDTQAAQKLWESYFLEMVEVARRKLQGAPKAMADEEDVALSAFKSFCLGAQKGRFPQVTDRDNLWPFLVAITSHKSVDLIRNENRQKRGGTGKSGGASEKMKWTSIPLDFEEIIQKQPSPEFAVQLAEELERLLILLDKTGDSTLRQVALGKMEGETTTELAQNLGCARRTVERKLQLITRLWQEDCNL